In the Symphalangus syndactylus isolate Jambi chromosome 17, NHGRI_mSymSyn1-v2.1_pri, whole genome shotgun sequence genome, TCTTGTCCCAGCAGAAAAGGTCCTTCAGGCCACCCCTCTAAACACAGGAGCCAAGGGTGTTGACAGAGGGGCACCCTTTGCACCCCCAGGACTCCTGTGGCTTAACAGTGGTCCTGATGGAAGAGGCGGAGCCAGGACTTGAATCCATGAGTGGCGGCCTCTAGAGGTGCAAAGGCCGGCATCGGAGGACCCTGCAGCAGCCAGGAGGGGAAGGTTCATGTTCTGCAGGGGCGCCCAGTCCACTGTGCCCCCAGCTGTCACTTCTTCTGCACGTGGCCACAGTCGTACTTGCCACGCACAACGGTGAGCTTGACGCCTGGCAGGTCCTGGGTGCGGCCACCCTCCACGAGGACAATGTGGTGCTCCTGCAGGGTGTGGCCCTCCCCAGGGATGAAGCAGACGGCCTCCTGGCCCGTGCTGAGCCGCACTCGACAGCACTTGCGATTGGCCGAGTTGGGCTTCTTCGGCTTGCGGGTGAAGGTGCACAGGACCACACCCTTCAGCTGCGGCCGGCCTTCCGTGGGGCCCAGCTTCCGAGGCGGCCGCTTGGGGGGCCCCAGGCGGTGCATCTGGTTCAGGGTAGCCATGGAGCAGGTGGCCCAGAGCCGGGGAACCAGAGCTGGGCCTGGAGAGGGCCGAAAGGGGTTATTATCCCAGAGAACAGATCCCAGGTGTAGTAGCAACTCaattttggtgttttaggcattGTTTAAAGCACTTTACAAGGATGCATTTGTTCACGTCTAGTGTTATTTACAGACAAAAGTAACTCTTTATTCTTCAAGgaagcattacttttttttttttttttttttttgagacggagtctcgctctgtcgcccaggctggagtgcagtagctcaatctcggctcactgcaacctctgccccctgggttcaagcaattctcctgtctcagcctcctgagtagctgggactacaggcacccaccaccacgctcggctaatcttcgtatttttaagtagagacagggtttcaccatgttggtcaggctggtctcgaactcctgacctcggcctcccaaagtgctgggactacaggcgtgagccaccacgcctggccaggaagcattatttttaatgctgtttaaaataatagtaggctcagtggctcatgcatgtaatctagcacttttggaggctgtggagggtcacttgatctcaggagttaaggccagactgggcgacacagggagacctccgtctctacaaagaatcaAAAAGTTAGCTGGTTGTAGTTctgcaggcctgtggtcccagctacttgggaggctgaggcgggaggatcacttgagcccaggaggtcgagactgtagtgagctgtgatcacaccgctgcactccagcctgggcgacagagggagatcttaaataaataataaaattgaccCAAACGCCGCTTGACACGCAGTAGCCCTCCATGCAGCTGCTTCCCACCTCTTGCTCTAGCAGCACGAGCTCTGCCAAAACCCCACCGTGTTTTTCCACCCCCGTTTCCCTTGGGGCTCCGATGGAGGCACACAAGTCCAAGAACGAATAACCCTCCTCCTCTAGCCTCGTCCCTGTAGCCCGAGTCCCCCACTCACCACAAGTTAGGCACGTGTTGAGGCCACGGAGAAGGCCAGACCAGGACATCCTGCCGTCTGGGCCGTCCCTGTGGTAGGGGATAAGAGActcagaaaggaggaaaaagtggcCGATCCGCAAATGCTCCCCGATCCGCTCTCAGGATCTTCTGGCTTAAATCAAAGGAAATACCTCTATAGGTCTAACCACAGGCCCTCATGCTGCTAACAGAAAGTCCCTTCGTAAATTTAGCCTCGCTCTGAGTGGGTTCCCAAGGGCCCAACCACTCTCGTCCGCACAAAGGAAGAAGTGGGAAACTGGGGAGATGGCTTGGTAGATTTGGAGGACCCCAGGATTCCACCGACCTCACAGGCCCTAGCGGTGAGGTCGCGGACACGCTGAATCCTGCCTCTAGCCTCTTCCGGGCACCATGATTCCACCGACCTCACAAGCCCTAGCGGTGAGGTCGCGGACACGCTGAATCCTGCCTCTAGCCCCTTCCGGGCGTCATCCGTGCAGGGATTGGCTGGTTCTGCCTTCGCGTCACTGAAGAGGCGGGACACAGACGACGATTGGGCGACAACCGACTCTATCGCGGTCAACCTTCCTCAGGATCTGATTGGCTCGTCACGATCAGGTTCGCTGCTTTGCAATTGGTCTAAACGCGGAATAGGCGGGACAAAGTGCTGCCTTGTCCCCGGTCCAAGATGGCTGCGTCCATGGCGCGGCGCTTGTGGCCTTTGTTGACTCGTCGGGGGCTCCGGCCCCGGGGAGGCTGCATCTCCAACGATAGTCCAAGGAGAAGTTTCGCTACAGAAAAACGAAACCGGAACCTCCTGTACGAGCATGCGCGCGAGGGCTACAGCGCACTCCCTCAGCTGGCCATCGAGCGGTTCTGCGCATGCCCAGAAGAAGCCGCACACGCCCTGGAGCTCCGCAAGGGGGAGCTGCGCTCGGCGGACTTGCCCGCGATCGTGAGTGCGCCTGCGCCGGCCGCGGGGTGCAGGCGTTTGCTTTATGGAAGAATTGGGTTTGCAAGATGCCCTCCGGCAGGGGGCGAACCTGTAGTAGGAATTTTAGTTCTTTCCCAAGTTAGCCAACGTCTTGTGCATGGCACCCACTTATGTGCCAGTTGTCCAGTGAGTGGTGAggccctactatgtgccaagaatgCCTACTGTGTCCTAGACACCCGTTATGCGCTTGCTTCATATTGCTGGCTGGGTACCTACTGTCCTCTAGGAACTTGCTAGTGACACTGCCCTCCGTGCTGCAACCTCATGCCAGCCTTTCCATAAGACCACAAAGGAAAATGGGGAGCCAAGTGTGAATCGGACAGGGTCAGGGCTGGGGTGTGATGGAGCTCTTGCCTTTGGAGAGAGAGGTAGGGAGAGTTCTGCACCTCCGCCACACATAAAAGGCAGTTAAATAGAGTtacttaatgaatgaatgaatccattAATGAATGGTTCTATTAAACTGATACTTAAGGTGCAACTGCTATATTTTGGTGTTCTAAATGTTGCAAATATGtggtgaataataataaaattgctaGCACTTATAGAAAGGAATTAGGACCGGGTTCACGACATCTCTGTGTTGAGGTGCTAAGGATAGTGGGGTCCCCACGTCTTCCCATTCCTCTCTTGGACTCCCCTCCCAGCCTGTTTGAAGTGCTTTATTCACTTTAGCCtcgtttaattttcacaacaacaaTTCTATGAAGTAGGTGCcattatttctcccattttatcaGAGGGGAAACTAAGGCTTTGAGAAGCTAATTCACTTGCGCTAGGTCATGCAACTGGGAAGTGGCAGAGTGGGAATTTTAACCTGTGCTTTCTGGCCTataatccactttttttttttttttttttttgaggtagggtcttgttctgtcgcccaggatggagtacagtgatacaattgcagctcactggaaccttgaactcctgggctcaaataatcctcccagtcagcctcccgtgtagctgggactacaggcagacaccaccacacctggctaaacttttgtattttttgttgagacagggacATACTATGAACTCCTgcgcccaagtgatcctcccaccctggcctcccaaaatgctgagattacaggcatgagccaccacacccagactccaCAATCTTAAGTACCTTACTGTGCCCTCTCATGATCTGAATTCACAGTCTagtaaaagacattttttttttttttttgagatagagttttgctcttgtctcccaggctggagtgcagtggtgcgatgtcagctcactgcgacttctgcctcccaggttgaagtgattctcctgcctcagcctcccaagtagctgggattacaggcatgtgccaccacacctgcctaatttttgtatttttagtagagatggggtttcaccatgttggccaggctggtctcgaactcttgacctcaagtgatctgcccacctcggcctcccaaagtgctaggagtacagacgtgagccaccacatcccacTAAAAGACATTTAACATATAcaactatacatatatactaaTTACAATCTCTGGTAAATTTGACTACCTAGAGTAATCGAATTCATAGAGACAGATATACTCAAGGTAATCTGTAGTAAATGCTGTGAAAGCAAAGTGGAGGACAGCCTGGGAGAATTTCTCAGAGGAGGTGGCATTAAACAAAGATCTGTGGATTGAGAAATCAccagggaagagggaagaagagtATCCCAAGTAGGGGACCAGAATATACAAAAGCCTGGAGGTAGGATGGAAAATTCCATTTGATGGCCATGTAGATAATTTAGAGCGTCACATCCTTTAGCAGGCTTTTTCAAACTTTGTGGCCAagagtaagaaatacatttcacatCCTGACCCAGTACACACACCCAAAATTGAAACCAGTTTCATTAACAGTTCTTGCTCTCACCATGTGTGATGCATTCTTGTTCTTTAATTATATTCTCTTGCATTTGTCAAGTgctagttgttgtttttttttggggggaggggtgtttttttgttgtttgtttgtttgttttttaagactgagtcttcctgtgtcacccaggcctgagtgcagttgcccaatctcaggtcactgcaacctccgcctccttggttcaagtgattctcacatctcagcctcccaagtagctagggttatagttgtgcaccaccacacccgactaagttttgtatttttagtagagacgggtttcaccatgttggccagggtggtctcgaactcctaacttcaaatgatccactcgccacggcctcccaaagtgctgggattacaggcgtgagccactgcgcctggctattcTCTTCATTTTCAAAGTGGTAGTTTAGATGTGCATTTGAgcagctgtttgtttgtttgtttgagacggagtcttgctctgtcgcccaggctagagtacagtggcgcagtcttggctcactgcaatctctgcctcccaggttcaagcaattctcctgccttggcctcccaagtagctgggattacaggcgcccgcctccacccccaactaatttttgtatttttagtagagacggggtttctccatgttgcccaggctggtcttgaactcctgggctcaaatgatccacctgcctcagcctcccgtattatatatattttaacaattttttttgtttttgagacaagatgtcaatctgtcacccagctaattttttttaagtttttttttgtagagactgggtgctgtggctcacacctgtaatcccagcactttgggaggccaaggcagacagattgcttgaggctgggagttccagacgagcctggccaacatggtgaaaccctgcctctattaaaaaatacaaaacttagccaggtgcagtggcgcgtacctgtggtcccagctactcaggaggctaaggcaggagaatcacctgaacctgggaggcagacgctgtagtgagccaagatcgtgccactacactccagcctgggcgacagagtgagactctgtctcaggaaaaaaaaaaaaaaaaaaatcttagaggcAGGTcttcctatgttacccaggctggtctggaactcctgggctcactcaagcagtcctcccacctaggcctcccaaagtgccgcaCCCAgccatgattttttaaagtgctagtttagagatttttttgtttgtttgagacagagtttcactcctgttgcccaggctggagtgtgtagtggcacaatctcagctcagtacaacctccacttcctggtttcaagcgattcttatccctcagcctcttgagtagctgggagtacaggtgcctgccatcacgcctgggtgatttttatatttttagtagagatggggtttcaccatgttgaccaggctggtcttgaactcctgatctcaagtgatccacccaccttggcctcccaaagtgctgggattatagttatGAGCCGCTATGCTCGGCCAGTGTGTCTGAATTCTGGGCATCTGTGTGGCCAGCTGAACCTCAGGGCATTCCAGTActgaaggggaggaggggaggatggCCACTGAGGGCTAGGTAGGGATCTCTGCCTCACTCTGCCGCAGGTCCAGGTGGCCAGTGGGCTCCAGAGAGAAGGGTAGGGGCGATGGCTGCTTCACCTCCTTTCCTCTCATATCCACCCCAGATCTCGACATGGCAGGAGCTGAGGCAGCTGCGGGAGCAGATCCGGAGCCTGGAGGAAGAGAAGGCAGCTGTGACTGAGGCAGTACGGGCCCTGCTGGTGAGCATGGGGCCCTGAATAGGTGGGGAGTGGCCGTGAGGGTGTCTCTAGACACAGGTAACAGGAAACTGAATTTAAAGAGCTTGAgcaggctggcatggtggctcacgcctgtaatcccagctactcgggaggcctaggttggcggatcaactgaggtcaggagtttgagaccagcctgggcaacatggtgaaaccccatctctactaaaaatacaaaaattagccggcatggtggcaggcgtctgtaatcccaggtacttgggaggctgaggcaagagaatcgctcgaacctaggagtcggaagttgcagtgagctgagatggcgccactgcactccagcctgggtgacagagcgagactccataaataaataaatgaataaataagcaagcatGAACAATGTGGAcgtgcattacctcacatagcaTGCTGTCCAGGACGCTGGCATCCCTAGGGCTGATTAATTAGTGGTTCTTCCAGCATCCCCAGCCCaggtcctttccttctctctgcacCGGCTACTTCACTGCACTGATctttcctcagtttccccatcaggGTTTCCAGATGGCTGCTGTAGTCCAGCATCTCCTCACATGACTCTGCCgggggaaggagacagagacttCTCTGGCTTGAGTTCCTTTTTCAGGAGCAAGTACACCTTTCCTGAAGCATCCAGCAGAGTCCCTTGTGTCCCCTGGGCCCagacccccaccccactccagttGTCAGCCAGAGGAATGGAGTTCCGGCAGCCAGCATAGGTTGATTAGAGGCCGTCCTCCACCTGGACCCACTTCCCCTGAACTACAGGCTACCAGGGAAGGGTGAACGGAGTCTGAGTTctgtggggaaggaggaagaagggatctttattttatttttatttttttgagaccgagtctcactctgttacccaggctggagtgcagtggcatgatctcggctcactgcaccctctgcctcctgggttcaagtgattctcctgcctcagcctccccagtagctgcaattacagacatgtgccaccacgcccggctaattttgtatttttagtagagacggggtttccatgttggccaggctggtctcgaactcatgacctcaggtgatccacccgccttggcctcccaaagtgctgggattacaggtgtgagccactgcacccggcctggaagGAGGGATCTTGGGTTAGACAACCAACAGTGTCTGCCACAGACGGCTTAAAAACAATCCTCAAAACAACAGCAGACCTTTATGTAGAAATCACTGTGCACCATACCAGGCGCTTTccgtactcttttttttttttttttttttttttttgagacggagtctcgctctgtcgcctaggctggagtgcagtggcgcaatctcggctcactgcaagctccgcctcccgggttcacaccattctcctgcctcagcctctccgagtagctgggactacaggcgcccgccaccacgcccggctaatttttttttttttttgtatttttagtagagatggggtttcaccgtggtctcgatctcctgacctcgtgatccgcccacctcggcctcccaaagtgctgggattacaagcttgagccaccgcgcccgtctgCTTTCCGTACTCTTAATCCTCACAGCCATTTGTGACATAGGAACAATACAAACCCAGTTTTACAGCTGGGAAAAAGTGAGGCCCTAAGAGGTTAAAACGGGCCTAAGTGGCCAGGTATGGGagtacgcgcctgtagtcccagctactctggggctgaggcaggaagatcgcttgagtctgagagtttgaggctgcagttagctatgatcgtaccatcacactgcagcctgggcgacagagcgagaccctgtctccgagaaaaaaaaaaaaacagaaaaagtacgTAAGTCTCACAGCCAGGAAGTGGGAGAGGCAAGGTTCGCACCCAGGCAGTTGGTTTTTACCACGCTGTTTGGAGGCCTCTGCCACCAAGAATCACATCTCCCAGCACCTACTGAGTGGCCAGCCCTGGGCTGTCTACATCATGGACAACCAATGAAAGCAACACCATGGATCATTTCATGTTCTTTGAGTGCTAACTCATCTTCTCAGGGAAGCTGCACAACAGCCCTGCCGAGGGAGGTCCTCTTATCACCCACTTCACAGATGGggatactgaggctcagaggggagcAGAGATTTGCCCAAGGGCTCATAGCACATAGGTGCCCAACATGCAGA is a window encoding:
- the MRPS12 gene encoding small ribosomal subunit protein uS12m; the protein is MSWSGLLRGLNTCLTCGPALVPRLWATCSMATLNQMHRLGPPKRPPRKLGPTEGRPQLKGVVLCTFTRKPKKPNSANRKCCRVRLSTGQEAVCFIPGEGHTLQEHHIVLVEGGRTQDLPGVKLTVVRGKYDCGHVQKK